In one Takifugu flavidus isolate HTHZ2018 chromosome 9, ASM371156v2, whole genome shotgun sequence genomic region, the following are encoded:
- the tgfbi gene encoding LOW QUALITY PROTEIN: transforming growth factor-beta-induced protein ig-h3 (The sequence of the model RefSeq protein was modified relative to this genomic sequence to represent the inferred CDS: inserted 2 bases in 2 codons) produces MNVLVSVLGLSLVLVACATQSPYQXVLRHSRIRGSQQGPNVCAMQHLRDSNRKYFTNCKQWYHRKVCGKPTVISYECCPGYERIPGTRGCPAELPMVNIYNTLAVIGASTTQMYSERAKLKEELEGPGSFTFFAPSNKAWAALPTEILDALVSNVNIELLNALHYHMVNRRLTSEELKHGSSFASMYLDFPVHIHHYSNGIVTVNCARLIKPDQRASNGIVHVVDRVITAISNNVNAIIDLDDNLERLRAAMAAAGLTSLLEXEGSYTVFAPTNEAFQKIPQETLNRILGDPVALRDLLNFHMLRHVRCSESIVSGSAMETLQGATLEVGCDGDQMTLNGKAIVTKRDQLGTNGVVHYVSELLIPDSAKVLLELAEGSSVTVATKLFVDAGLVSHLKGSEALTMLAPLDEAFKGSVAMTPELRKLLRNHLVKGQLSSQALYHGQELETLGGLRLRVFVYRNNLCIENACIAAHDKTGRFATLFTVDKLLTPPTGTIMDVLKDDDRFSLLVGALQTAGMTQLLSQQGALSLFAPTNEAFNALPPSELSRLMRNGVELSALLRYHLGEGLLVSGGMSSHTRVRPLQGARLELAVRNYTVYVNKVAIADADRMATNGVVHAIGSILKPLPLKVDQEQADGPAAVPRAALPSRAGVNSFKDNDLFQKVLKSRSSRTMEMQ; encoded by the exons GCCCAACGTTTGTGCCATGCAGCATCTCAGAGATTCCAACAGGAAATATTTCACCAACTGTAAACAGTGGTACCATCGGAAGGTCTGCGGGAAGCCCAC GGTGATTTCATACGAGTGCTGCCCAGGTTATGAGCGGATTCCTGGAACGAGAGGCTGTCCTGCTG AGCTGCCTATGGTGAACATCTACAACACCCTGGCTGTGATCGGAGCCTCCACCACTCAGATGTACTCTGAGCGGGcgaagctgaaggaggagctcGAAGGTCCAGGAAGCTTCACGTTCTTCGCCCCCAGTAACAAGGCCTGGGCCGCCCTGCCCACA gagatccTCGACGCTCTGGTCAGCAACGTGAACATCGAGCTGCTCAACGCTCTTCATTATCACATGGTCAATCGCCGGCTGACGTCTGAAGAGCTGAAACATGGCTCCTCCTTTGCATCCATGTACCTGGACTTCCCGGTCCACATCCACCACTACAGCAAcggg atcGTGACGGTGAACTGTGCTCGTCTGATCAAACCTGACCAACGTGCCTCTAACGGCATCGTGCACGTGGTCGACCGCGTCATTACAGCCATCTCAAACAACGTCAACGCCATTATTGACCTGGACGACAACCTGGAGAGGCTGCGG gcggccatggctgctgcaggtctcaCCTCCTTGTTGG GTGAGGGCTCGTACACCGTCTTTGCTCCCACGAATGAGGCCTTCCAGAAGATTCCTCAGGAGACCCTGAACAGGATCCTGGGAGACCCTGTAGCTCTCAGAG ACCTGCTCAACTTTCACATGCTGAGACACGTGCGGTGTTCCGAGTCCATCGTGTCAGGGAGCGCCATGGAGACGCTGCAGGGCGCCACTCTGGAGGTGGGCTGTGACGGAGACCAGATGACCCTGAACGGGAAGGCCATCGTCACCAAGAGAGATCAGCTGGGAACCAACGGTGTCGTGCACTATGTCAGTGAGCTGCTCATCCCAGACTCAG CCAAGGTCTTGCTGGAGTTGGCCGAAGGCTCGTCTGTTACCGTAGCAACCAAACTGTTTGTGGATGCTGGGCTGGTGTCGCACCTGAAGGGCTCTGAGGCTCTGACCATGCTGGCGCCCCTGGACGAGGCCTTCAAAG GAAGTGTTGCCATGACTCCAGAGCTCCGAAAACTGTTGCGGAACCACCTGGTGAAGGGCCAGCTGTCCTCTCAGGCTCTGTACCACGGCCAGGAGCTGGAGACGCTGGGTGGACTCCGACTGCGAGTCTTTGTCTACAGAAAC AACCTTTGCATCGAGAACGCCTGCATCGCCGCTCATGACAAGACCGGACGCTTTGCCACCTTGTTCACTGTGGACAAACTCCTGACTCCGCCCACAGGGACAATCATGGACGTCCTGAAGGACGACGACCGCTTCAG CCTCCTGGTCGGTGCCCTGCAGACAGCAGGGATGACGCAACTGTtgagccagcagggggcgctcagCCTCTTCGCTCCCACCAACGAGGCCTTCAACGCGCTGCCGCCCAGCGAGCTCAGCCGGCTGATGC GCAACGGCGTGGAGCTGTCGGCGCTGCTGCGGTATCACCTGGGTGAGGGTCTGCTGGTCAGCGGGGGGATGAGCTCGCACACCCGGGTCCGGCCCCTGCAGGGCGCCAGGCTGGAGCTGGCCGTG AGGAACTACACCGTGTACGTCAACAAGGTCGCCATCGCCGACGCCGACCGAATGGCCACCAACGGGGTCGTCCACGCCATCGGGAGCATCCTCAAGCCTCTCC ctctgaaggtggacCAAGAACAAGCTGACGGACCTGCAGCCGTCCCCAGAGCAGCGCTGCCCTCCAGG GCTGGCGTGAACAGCTTCAAGGACA ACGATCTCTTCCAGAAGGTGTTGAAGAGTCGCTCTAGCAGGACAATGGAAATGCAGTGA